Sequence from the Sulfuracidifex tepidarius genome:
GCTGCAAGCCTCGCCAGCAGGTTACAGCATAATGAGGACTTTCTCGCTTAAGGTACACGACCTAATATTCAGAACGGTGAAAGACAGTTAACAGCGATCTGTAACTAAAAAGTAACTGTTTCGAAAGATCCGGCGCGATGTAATACAGTGTAAAGACATTTTGGAGTAAAAGCTCAGTTTTCATTAGGTTAACTGTCACTGGAATTAGTCAGAACTATGATAGAAATTTGTGATAATTTAAACATAAGTTATCATAAAAAAGATTCAATATAGTAAAAATACTACTTGAGAAACATTTAATGCTTTCACGTGATAGTGGGATTACCTTCTCCATCATCTAGCAGGAGTTTTAACGTGTCGATCACTGAAATTGCTACCTTCTTTCCTATGGGCGTGGAAGGTCCCAAGAAGGTCTCCGTCTCTCCGTATGATATCCCTATAGCAGTCGCGTCACTGGCAGTCCCTGTTATGTCGAACTTCATTAGGTATGAGCACTTAGCTTCACTGACTGTCCTCACCATGTCTACCATTGCGTTGATGTATGCCTTTCTCCTCAGGAAAACGCCGACGTTAATGGTCTTTCCTGCGTGATCACCGCTTTTCCCAATTCCGGCGCTCATGAAAAGCAGGAAATCCCCTCGTCTTTCATTATGTGTTTCCTTGCAGCTGTCATGAAGACGAGAGAACTTCGACAATCGCATACTGACATCACGTCTTTGACGGGAGTAACGCTGTCGTAATTGTGGGGCACTATACCTAAGACTACCTTGTTTACTTTAGAAATCCCTTCAGGATAGATAGCTGACGAGATAGTCAGGTACTCCCTATCCAAGGGAAATTCCAAGATATCCATAGGATATCAAAAGGACGAAACATAAAAATACGCCTGACCATTCCATTACGTGAATTACCGCTCTCACTAGAGGCTTCATACCTCCACCTTGTCAACAGTGAACTGGTGGAGGGCGAAGCTCCGCACAACCGTCCCGACTTGACTTCAGTGAATATTCCACGTGTCTTGGAGACTATTGGTGAGCAGAGACGTATATGAGATCCTCGCTTACAATTGTCTAGGTTACGCTCGCCCCGTCCTTGACGTCATTGAAGCGCATATCTTTTCCATATTTAGCCTTCATTTGAAAGCGGGGTGTCCATATACTGGGGTCCTTCAACTCCCTTCAACCTCATAAGGATAAAACAGCTTCAAGGCTAAACTACGTGCCTAAAGAACGACTCAGCTACCAAAATATTACAATTGACGTAAGAAAATAAATGTATATAGAGTTCTATATATTAATATAAAATAATAAAAGACTTATATAGAAAAATTTTTTTAAAAGATAAAGATAGTGAGCTTCGATCAATATGAAACCTTTCTCCTATATTGACAATTTGAAGTGGAACAAATTCATAAGCAAAAACGCTTTCGTCACGGGAATGGGAGTTTTCACTGTTGGATATGAGGGCACAGCCATATCACTCACTTTGCTCATAACTTTGTCTTCTCTTCACGTCGTGAGCTCAGAGAAACCCATCTTAGAGGGACTACTGGTCTCCTCAGGCTATTTCGGTATGGTAATAGGAGGAGTGATCTTCGGGATTCTCTCCAACAAAGGTAGGAAGAAATACTACGGAATAGACGTCCTGCTCATGGGTATAGGCTCTGCAGCCCAGTTCCTTGTGAACAGCCCCATCGAACTCGTCCTCCTCAGGATAGTGATAGGTGTGGGAGTAGGTGCCGACTTAGTCCTTTCTCCCGTGATAATACCGGAGAACTCCAACTCCAAGGATAGGGGAAAGGCCATAGCCATAGGGAGAGTTGTAATGATAACGCTAGGCGACATAGCTGCGTCCCTAGTTTTCCTGGGACTTCTGTTAGCTCACGTTAACCCTCACTTATGTGGAGAATCACCTTATCTCTGGGGGTGATCCCCGCACTGAGCACGTTTTACTTCAGGAGAAAGCTTCCAGATACGGTCAGGTATCTGGGTAGGGTTAAAGGGGATTTGAAGGAGTTAAACGAGGCTGTGAAGCAGATAACCAGCGAAAACGTAGAGGTAGATAAATATCACTGTGGATAAAACACCAAGGACAGTGTACCTTAAGAGGAACTGGAAGCTCTTTCCTCATTTCCGCATTGATGTGGTCCATGTTGGACTTTAACATAGGTATAAAGGAGTTCAGCCCTACCTTAATAGCCCATCGCATAGGGATAACTGATCCTGCTGTATACAAGATAGTAACTGACCTGGGGTTCGCCTTACCCGGTGCCTTCGTGGACGTGGTTGATAGACAAGGGAAGGAAACTGTCCCAAACTCTTTCGTTGGTATCCCTTATCCTTGTGCTTTCCCTGTTCGTAGCGTTGAGGAACGTTATTCCAGACACGAGTTTGTTCGTCCTTATTTCCACTTACTACTTCGTGTACAACATAGGTACACATACGATAATTGGGACAGGTTTACCTGCCATTGAACTAACTCCTTCCAAACTCAGGGGAATGATACAAGGGTTCGTGGTAGCCATAGCCAAGACTGGAGGGGCGATAGGGACATTGATATTCCCGCTGTTAGTACACGACTATGGATTAATAGGAGCTTTCATAACCCTCAATAACTATTTACTTGGTGATGTTGCTCCTATTCTTGTTGGTCTTGCCTGAGACTAAAGGTTTGTCCCTAGAAGAGACGTCTAAGGAGATCGTGTGATGAGGGTTATGTGGTAAAGTAACGCATAACGTAGTAAGGCATTTTTGGAAATACTCTAATTTAGTTTGCAAAGGAGAAAGATATGTTTTTAAGAAATCGTGGGAAACACTTAAAAAATTAATATTGAGTTCTCATCAGACATAACCTCTTAGTATTCATAAAGTCTAACTCCATATTTCTCCGCCACTTTATAGAGATCCTTCTTTATCACTGTCCCAGCAAGGATAGCGACCTTGTTCTTCTCCGAGATTAGGTTGGCTGTCTTAGACGCCAGAGAGCTTATATCGTCCCTCCTCGGGCGAACCTTCACTTCTACTATGTAAAGAGATCTGCTAGTTTCCACTACTAGGTCGACTTCCCCGTTCGGTGTTTCAACCCTTCTCTTCCTGGATATTATCTTGTCTCCTTCGTCCCTTATTTCCTCCTTAAGGTCGTCTAAGAAGAATCGGGAGATCGTAGCCTCGGTCAAATCTCCTAGGGTCTGTTCTATTCTCGAAAATCTGACCTCGTTCTTTCTGTTCTGCTCCTCGAAATCTATTCTCAGCTTCTTTATTTCCTCCTCATGTCTATCGAACTTCTCGTTCAGTTTCACTATCTCCTCGTGCTGTCTATCGAACTTCTCGTTCAACTTCTTCAGCTCCTCCCATATCTTCTTTATTTCCTCCTCATGTCTATCGAACTTCTCGTTCAGTTTCACTATCTCCTCGTGCTGTCTATCGAACTTCTCGTTCAACTTCTTCAGCTCCTCCCATATCTTCTTTATTTCCTCCTCATGTCTATCGAACTTCTCGTTCAGTTTCACTATCTCCTCGTGCTGTCTATCGAACTTCTCGTTCAGTTTCACTATCTCCTCGTGCTGTCTATCGAACTTCTCGTCTAATTTGTTCAGTCTGTCTATTATCTCCTTAAATCCTAGATACCCCATCACGGTCAGTCTGAATTCGTTGTCCTTCTCTAGAAGTTCCAGGAAGTCCTTCTTCAGGCTCTCCATCTATTATCACTCTCTTTTCTAGAAAATAGACTTTTTCCTTCTTCTTCCCTATTATCTAGTGTAACGTCTTCAACCATGTAACACATCGTTATCTTTCTTTTTAAGATGATTTTTATAAACGGAGCCTTTACAGAAACTAAAGAGAACTCAACTAATCCGATCCTTTCGGTAATTAAGGGGACACTCACGTCTCCTTTGTGAATTCAGTTTATTTATTGGAATAAAATGAATTTAATTGAGGGCTCTTTTATGGACTAGGTAAGGATTCATGCTTGACAATTTCCTCTATTTGATCTATTTTCGCCATAATTACAATTCACAACGAAAACCTGAATCATCGTAATTAAGAAAGCCTAACTCTTCTGTATATCCTTTAAAAACACTTTCAGTGTTGAAGCTGTAGAGAACTTATCTAAATTTAAATTTTCTCCACATGTCCAGTTTTTAACAATATAATAAAATGATATAAATAAATTTCAATACTACTGTAAGTACATGGAGTCTCGGTTTTTTGGCAGTATATACATGAAAGGTAAAACGTGTATAGCAGGAACGTGAGAAATCAAGCCAATCTGCTAGATTTTCCTGATCTTTACCACATTTAGGGACTGTGCTATACTACCAGATATTGGGTCGGTTATTTGATCGCTGATCAGTTTGTTTACGTCGAATCCGTGTGACCGTACGCTACCTTTTCTTCTTTAGAGTGCCTCCCGAAACCGAAGTATGCAAACGCAGTGTCTTTCCTGATCCCGTCTGTCACTTTTACCCTGCTCTTAACCTTCTGACTTGTAGTGAGTGAGACTACCTCAACTTCGTCGTTGTCGTTTATGCTCAATTTCTTGGCAACTTCAGCGTTTATAATCAATGGGTTGTCAGGCGCTATCCTCACTAAGGTAGGTATGTCGAAGGTTATGCTGTCCTGAGTGTGATAAAGCGTGTGTCCAGTAGTGAGGAAGAACTCATCTTGGTCTCTAGGGGCTACGTTCTTCTCCACGTAAGTGGGAATCGGGTAATAGCCGTGAATCTTGAGGGTCTCGGAGTAAATCTCTATCTTTCCTGATGGGGTATTCAGGGGTTTACGATAAGGATAGACCTAGTATACATTATCTGCAAGTTTCATACAACCCTTAGAGTAAAGTTCTTCTCTATTCACGTGGAGTTGATCTAACACTTGTTTCTCTAAAGTTTCGAAAGTGTCGTTTGACAACCCCAGCCTGTGTTCAAGCTCAAGGACGATCCACCATAGAGGCTTGGTGTCATAAATTGGGTCTATCACCTTTTGATGTATATCTACCCAAGACTCCAGCGACAAGCCCACAAGTAACGGGAGCTCGTCCCTCTCTAGGTATGTGGATTTCGCTAACACCAAATCAGCGTACTCCGTCACGTCTGACGGCATCACGCCCACAACTACCATGAAATCAACCTTGGATAACGCTCTCCTCACCATCTCAGAGTTGGGGTCTCTTCCATCTAAGTTAGTAGCAACTACCATGAGGACGTTGATTGGATAAGGCGACCTGTGAGTATGCTTCTATATACTTCCTGAAAGGAAGCGTATGACAGAGGATTCACCAAGTAAGGTCCTGCTGCACCCCTATCGCATATCCCCGGTTGAGGGTGTTCTCTGTTCGCCGACACCCTGACTGTTTTTCCATCTGTAGTTCCTATTACCCCACACATGTTCTTGCACATGTAACATCTGAGAAATGCCATGAGTTAATTCACCACAATAGAATTTAAATTAATTAGTGATTCTTCAAGGCAAAAATAATGGAAAGATAGTAACTAACAACTACATGCTGGTGGAAATCGAATTCAATTAATCCCCATTTTCTTGTAACACTCTTACTTAAGTAAATTAGATATAGCGTGTAGGTAAAATAGGAAGAACTATTTTCCATGTCTTTTAAATTCAAACTTAAATAGGTCATTTCTATACCTATATCTATGAACTCGAAAGCTCAATTCCTGCAAGTACTTTTAGTTATAGTTACCATGACCTTCGCTGTGAGAGCATCCAACAACATGATATCTACTACTGTACCTTTGCTTTCACGTTATTATTTCCACTTCACGCAAACTGAGGTAGGTTTAATCTCTGCAGTATTTTCACTCGGAACTTTCGTGACCAGCGGTCTCCTGAACTCCAGATTGCCTTCCTCCACCAGGAGAAAGGTATTCATAGCGTCTTCAATAGCTTACGCTGTGGTATTACCCCTTTACTACTTAGTGGGTCCCCTCACTTTGTGGCTATTGACGGGGGTCGCAGGACTTACGTTAGGTTCCGTGATGCCTAACATCATAACTTCCGCTGGTCTACTTGAGGACAGAAGAGCTAGGGAAAGGTTGCTCTCAATTTATACGTTGGCGTTAAGCGCAAGTCTAGTAGCAGGTCCGGCAATAGAGACTGCTATACTTTCTTCCTTCAGTTTAGCTGATGTCTTTCTGTTTTTCACTCCTCTCGGTGTTCTAGCGGCTTTACTGTCCTTCTTTATAAAGTTCCCGCCAGAGAGCAGAGTAGAACAGGGAAAGGTGCACGTTCTGGGTAACGTAGGCTTCAAGACTGCAGTGTTGAACATCCTAGCTTACAACATACCTTTCGCCGTGATACTAGCTTTCGGAGGAATTTACGCCGTCAGCGAGTTCCATGTTTCCTTCGCTGAGGTAACTGGACTCTTCACTCTCTTCTTTGCAACTTCACTTGCGTCAAGGATCTACCTTTCAATAAGACCCCCAGATAGCGTTAGGCTACACGCTACTGCTGCTGTTTCTATGACAGCAGTCGGATTAAGCCTAATACTGTTTGGAGGAAACGTTTACTCCTTCGCCTTGGCACTGCTCGTACTCGGAATACCTCACGGGCTCACCTACCCCCTGTCGGTAATATCAATAAGCAGGACATTTTCACCTTCAGAGAGGAACGCTGCAAATAGCGTCTTCTTTGCTACCATGATGTTAGTGGGAGTTGTGACGCCCTCAGCAGCTGGAGCTCTGGCTCAGATCATAGGGTTAAAGGACCTCTTCGGAGTTTTAGTTCCAGTTTTATTGTTCCTCCTAATCCTGTTAAATAAATACGCCAAACCAGTTGACGAAATTGTGAAAAAAGAGGTAAAAGCTAGTACTAGGGCTTGAAGGAGAAAAAGAGAGGAGAGAGAAAGAAAAAGAAAGATGGATAATCGTGTATATAGGACGTATTTTCCGAAACTCCTTTTTTGTTTACATTTTTACATAGATTGGATCTCCACTTTTCATAAGGAATGCTATAACGAAAAGCGAAGTTGTCTCAGTGTTCACGTTCCCTTCAGGTATAACGTGACCGTTAAAGACCTCGTAACAAGTGAAGAATCCCCCTATGGAGGACTGAAGATGGTACGATATGTTATATATTTCGCTCATTTCTGGTTCAAAGGATGACGCAAAAGAGGAATTCGTTGAGTTGATGTATTTCCACGCTATGATAGCCAGAGCTAGCTTATAGGAGGAATACTTACCGTTATAACTATCGTCCATGAATCCGTAACCGTTCCAGAAGTTCATTCCGTCTGAGAAGGCTTGTTCTGCTAAGGTCAGGTTTCCGTTCTCTACCTCGTAGATCGAGTAAAGGAAGCTAGTGTCAGCGTACTCGTACCAGGAAAGATAAGGCATGGACGAGTTCGAGAAAGAGCATGTAACCACGTTTCCGTTAAGTATCTCTAGAGAAGGGTCATGGAATTTCCAGGTGAAGTTGTGGATCCCGTCTAAAGGAAGATAAGGAGATAAACTCACTTTTCCGTAAAAGTTAATTTGAGGTGACTGGTTAAGATATCTCAAGGCAATGTCAGCCAAGAAGTTGTCACTTTCTAGATAATAAGTTGATGAATACGGACATTCAGCGTAAATGTGAAGCGTTTTATTGTAAACTGTCGAATAGTAGGTCAAAGTTAACTTCATGAGCGAGTCTATCTTAGAGACATCGCTAATCTCAGAGGAGTTAATTGTCTTCGGAGTTTGTTTCATGTTGGTGTTTGTATTGGTGACTGTATCAGTGTTTCCATTTATACTGTTCTTAGGAACAGAGGCGATGGCAATTAGTGCAATTATTAATATTATTAGAACAATAAAATATTTCTTCATCAGTTTAGTGTCCATAAATCGATTTTAGTTACAACTTTTAAAAATCGAGCCTCGAGTCTCTTGATAGGAATAAGACGACCTTCCGTGGATGTCCTCTACCTCTCTCTTTCACTTCTTTAGCGGTTTAAAAAGGAAAACTCAGGGTTACGACTCTAGTTAAAACTCAGGTCATTTAAATCCTTAAATTTCCAATTAAGTATAATGAGGTGAAAGACATACATATATATAGTAATGAATAGGAAAACTGCGTTTTTAGTTAGGCCATGGAAACTCACATTATCGAGTGTATGTCTCAATTCTCTATTAAGTGAAAGTATACGGTAGCGTCTTCTTATCTCTCAACTATCTTCCTCACGTTCTTCTCGAAAGGCGGGTAAATTATTCCGTTTTCCGTTATTATTCCAGTAACATATTTAGGAGGGGTGACGTCAAAGACGGGGTTATAGACCTCTACCTCGGCTGGGGCCACAGGGACGCCCCTTATGTACCTTACCTCGTTTGGATCCCTCTCCTCTATTTTGACATCTTCAACCCTGTTCTTCATGTCGAACGTAGACGTTGGAGCTAAAGCAAAGAAAGGAATCCCCATCTCATGCGCTATCACTGCTTCCTTGAAAGTGCCTATCTTGTTGTAAACGTGGCCGTCGCTCAGTATCCTGTCTGCTCCCACCATGACAGATTGCACCATTCCCTTGTACATGACCAGACCTACAGCTGTGTCAGTGATGAGGGTCGTCTTCACACCGTCTGTCATCAGCTCGTACACCGTGAGTCTGCTTCCCTGCAGCCAAGGTCTTGTCTCTGGGGCGAAGACGGATACGTCCATACCCAAGGCGTGGGCCAACTTCACTGGCGCGAGCGCAGTACCGAGACCAGTACCGGTAGCGAGCCCTCCAGCGTTGCACTGGGTTAGGACAGCGTCCCCGCTATTTATTTTCTCGAGGCCGTAAATTCCCATCTTGAGTTCAGCTTCTAGTTCCTCCTCGAACACGGAGTTGGCCTCTCTCTCCATGAGCTCCCTGAGCTCGTTGACGTCCTTCACCTCTCCCTGCTCAACAGCCAAGTTCGCCTTCTCGAGCATCCTAGATGTGGCCCAGGACAAGTTAACTGCAGTAGGTCTGGCAGAATCTAGAACGGCCTTAGCTTTCCTCATGGAGGAAATTGCCTCATCTAAGTTGTCCCCCCTCACTGAGAGGACCATTCCGTAGGAAGCCGTAATTCCTATAGCCGGTGCGCCCCTAACTTGCATGTTCTTTATACTCGAAGCCACTCCCTCCGGGTCTGTCAGTTTCACCCACACGGTCTGAAAGGGTAAGAGGGACTGGTCCAAGAGCAGAAGAGAGTCCTTTTTCCATTCTATTGGTTTTAGCTTTGGCTTGAAGGCGTTTTTAGCCTCTTCTAGAGTAACCACAGAGAGTAAAGGGAAAATGAAACAAAAAAGTTTTTGTAACTATAGAGAACGGTTTTACCTTTATCACTTACTTTCTCGAGGACAGTTAGCAAGAGAACCGAAGATTTTACACCTTCGTTTAATAGGAAGCACCTCCTGTAAATATACTTCATCGGACTTTAAATAGTAAAGCAGCTTCATTTAGTATTGGCGTCTAAGGCTTATCATACCTCCCACATTGTTAGATCGTTAGCTCTCCTAGACATGGGACGTAGGGACCTCTTTGTGTCTCACGTTAATGTCTCAAGATCTGTGTAGACCTGAGATACAAATCTTGTCTTTTAAGGTCTGACGAAGTATAATTGCAAGATTAGTTGTTTAGGACGAAATGGCAAGAAATGAGACGAGAAGCATACACGAAGATAGTTCAGAAAATTTTGCAGAAAATATAGAAGAACTGAATACAGTTGAAGGGTTTTTAATTTTCTCCTTAATATTAATCCTGTGAGACTTTCTATAATTTACTTCGTATTAATAACCTCCTTAGTCCTGATTGCGATGTCGTTCTTTAGCTTGGCTCATACAAACAAGTATTCCGTAGTTGCAATAAAAGACAATGATCATATTGTAGGATTAGTGTTAGACGGAGATGAACCAGCAGACGGGGTTTCTGTCATAGCTGGTAACACCACTAATGTGACTCATGATGGGTTCTTTTACCTCCCTTACCATAGAAACTTCACAGTGAAGAGCCCTTTTCTGTCCAAGACCTTCTCGCTTTCTAACGGGAACTCTCTATACGTCATCAAGGTATATGCTGCATTTAACGATTCTAAAGGAACTGTAGCTGTTGTTACTAAGGGAGACCCACTTACTTTGTTCGTGGTAACGAATGAGAGTAAGGCCGTGGTAGACGAGTGTGATTCCGGATTCGTAGAGCACTCATCAAGTACTTTTTCGGTTAGTCTTTGTAACGACGTGAGAGAAGTGAAAGTAGATAACTTAACCATTAACGTCGGTTATTTCGATCTAGTCCTGTATCAAAGTGTAAGACTTCTAGGCCCTTTCCCTCTTTTAGTTCCGCTCCTGGTTTTCTTGACTTCTTATGCTACGGACTCTAAGGTCAAGATAGTTCCTACGATCATAGGGTCTATCACACCGACCTTATCAGCGTTGTTTCCCCTTATCCTTTTCAATATCGGATACGCTAAAGTTTTCACTATAGAGGTCTTGGTACTGGAAACGCAGCTATCCTCCGTCATGTCTTTATTGCCGTCAAAATTGAAATTTATGTCCACCATATTAGCTACTGCTCTTATATCCCTTTTTGCCTTAGTCCCTAGTTTCGCTATCTTCAATATGAATCAAGCATATCTCCTTATACCGGGAATGATATACTTCTTCCCCGTAAACGCTGTAAATCTGGAGTTAGCTGTCCTGTCAGTTATCCCTTGGATTTTGATATATTTCTCTCTAGAAATGTTTAAAGGGACGAGAAAGAGGGCGTAGTTCCTTTATTTATGGGAAAAGTGAAAAAACGTGTTTTTACTGATTTCCAGAAGGACTTCCCCCTTACATGTATCCGGACAGATAACCTTTCGTGAATTACGTCAACTCTTCTCCTTTAAGAACTCTCTATATCTCTCCAAATACTCGAGGTAAGTCATTATCAAGTTGGCTCCTTCCTCTGTTATCCTTATGCGCTTCTTTGGACGTCCTTCGAATATTGTAAAGCTCTTGATTAACCCCTCCTCCTCTAGGCTATCTAAAGTGAGAGACAAGGTAGATTTACTCACTCCTAAGACGTCCTGAAGCTCCGAGAATGACGCTTCTTTCGCTCCAACTAAAGCTAAGAGTATTCCTACCTTAGTTGTAGACGCAAAGATCGGTCTAGAAAGGAAGTCAATTATCTCCCTTATTCCACCTTTTTCCACGAGTGTATCACCATCTTAATCCCTATTGAAGCCCATACGAGTGAAAACCCGATCAGGGAGTATGCACATATCAATGAGAATGATATGAATAAAGGAGATATCAGTAATACATAGTCAACTAGACGCGCTCTAATCTTTAGTCCTACTATCGTATATAAAGCCCAAGTCTCAGCTAAGGACATTATCAGAAATGACCTCTCTATTGGATTTATTATGGTGAAGACTGAAACTACGTTCACAGCTATCAAGAAATATAACGAGTTTCTGAGCCCTTCTTCCATATCGTTTCCATCAATTTTTTCCATTTTTAGAATTAATTTATACGAATCTCTTATTTTAAAGAACGAATATGCTGTTGTTATAATGAGTGATATAAAAATTAAAGACATTGTTACAGAGAAGGCTTCAGACTCAAATGACATCCCAAAGTAGAGCGAGCTGTAGAACGAGGTTAAAAGGTATACCAGACCTATTGATAGTTTTATCTTCTTTATCAGTAGTTTCCTTGCTATCTCTTTGCTCTCAGCGAACCGCATTAGGTCCTCGATCATGTCATTTTCATGTTAATTTACTAAAATAGAATATATACTTTTCTAAAAGTAGGAGTGACCATTTCAGAGTCAAAGTCGTACAAAGGACAGCAATGGCAATGGAGAAATGAAGAGGGTAAACGAGAAACCATGCCATATTAAGGCTCTCTCTCGAACCTTAAGGATAGGACAAAGTTAATATAGACTTTAAGATATAATAATTATAGCAAAAGTTATAGTATAAAGTATATTTGAACTTCAAAATCTACTAAATATATTACATTCATGTATAGTAAATCTAAACATCAACTTGTTAGGGTAAGTTTAGGGATAGAGCTCGTCTATTAACTCTACAAAATTATATACAGATAAAATAAAAACACTCAAGCTAGGACTTCGAAGTTTTCGAGTATTCTCCCTTTCTCCATGAAGACTATTCTGTCCGCGATTCCTTTCAGCCATTTAATGTCGTTGCATAGCAGCAGGATCGATCTACCGTCAAATGACCAATCCTTGACAAGTTCTCTCAATAATGCCACGTTTTCCTCGTTTAACTTAGACTCTATCCTGTCAAAAACAATGTTATTTGGTTCCTTCAGCATTATGAGGGAGATCATGAATCTAGTGCGTATCTCCTCATCTACCTCTTCATATTTCATGTCCTCAAGTCCTCTGAGCTCCAGGAGCTCAAAGGAGTCCCTTTCCCTTGCCTTTATCTCCCTCTTTGGGACAGAGTTCTTTCTCCCTATTTTCTCAAATATTTGATGCAAAGTTAGACCTTTCGCCCTGAACTCTCTAGGTATGAGGCATACCCTAGATATCACTTCCCTTTTGCCTCCCTTCACTTCAATGTCATCCACTTTCACTGTCCCTTTGTCATAACCAGTTATTCCGGCAATTATCCTCCCTAGAGTATCTACCTCAAAACCTCTCCCTACTACCCCCACCACTTCACCGTCATTGACCGTCAAGGAAACGTTATCTAGCAATTTCTTATTCTTGAAAATTTTCGTTACTTCATTAAGATTTATCATTATAACAGTATTTATCGATCTCCTATAAAAGAGGTAATCTTAGTTCGGTTCATAAAACCAATTAAATTTTTCATTCTAGTTAAAATAAAAAGAAAGAGTTATAAAGATAAAAAATAATTTTAGCATATAACACAAAGTGAGTTTCCGTATAACTGATAGTTAGCTATAGCGTTATACCACTCGACTTTCTTAACGTAAGACCTCAATAAGTCGAGTTGACTCGATGACCTCTTGCCATCTCCATTTAAATCGACTTTTGCCATTTGTTTTTCCCTACATTATACTTATTTGGGTAAATTATTAAGTCTTTCTTCTGAGAATTTCTTGATTATTATTAAGACTAATATAAATAGTTAAATAAAACTAAAATTATTAAAAACATGTATAAGATTCTAGGTTAAATTACGAACCTTTTTAATTTCAAAATCGATTGTTACACAAATGAGGAGAAAGCAATTCCACTTGATCCTGATGCCTACAGAGAAGTGCAACTTCAGGTGTGTTTACTGTTACGAGTCCTTCACGATACCCAAGATGTCCCCATTGGTCGTGGACAGAGTAAAGAGATACACGGACTTCCTTTTCAAGGAGGGATACGAACTTT
This genomic interval carries:
- a CDS encoding adenosylcobinamide amidohydrolase gives rise to the protein MSAGIGKSGDHAGKTINVGVFLRRKAYINAMVDMVRTVSEAKCSYLMKFDITGTASDATAIGISYGETETFLGPSTPIGKKVAISVIDTLKLLLDDGEGNPTIT
- a CDS encoding MFS transporter, giving the protein MKPFSYIDNLKWNKFISKNAFVTGMGVFTVGYEGTAISLTLLITLSSLHVVSSEKPILEGLLVSSGYFGMVIGGVIFGILSNKGRKKYYGIDVLLMGIGSAAQFLVNSPIELVLLRIVIGVGVGADLVLSPVIIPENSNSKDRGKAIAIGRVVMITLGDIAASLVFLGLLLAHVNPHLCGESPYLWG
- a CDS encoding molybdopterin dinucleotide binding domain-containing protein, whose amino-acid sequence is MEKNVAPRDQDEFFLTTGHTLYHTQDSITFDIPTLVRIAPDNPLIINAEVAKKLSINDNDEVEVVSLTTSQKVKSRVKVTDGIRKDTAFAYFGFGRHSKEEKVAYGHTDST
- a CDS encoding molybdopterin-dependent oxidoreductase, with amino-acid sequence MVVATNLDGRDPNSEMVRRALSKVDFMVVVGVMPSDVTEYADLVLAKSTYLERDELPLLVGLSLESWVDIHQKVIDPIYDTKPLWWIVLELEHRLGLSNDTFETLEKQVLDQLHVNREELYSKGCMKLADNVY
- a CDS encoding MFS transporter; the encoded protein is MNSKAQFLQVLLVIVTMTFAVRASNNMISTTVPLLSRYYFHFTQTEVGLISAVFSLGTFVTSGLLNSRLPSSTRRKVFIASSIAYAVVLPLYYLVGPLTLWLLTGVAGLTLGSVMPNIITSAGLLEDRRARERLLSIYTLALSASLVAGPAIETAILSSFSLADVFLFFTPLGVLAALLSFFIKFPPESRVEQGKVHVLGNVGFKTAVLNILAYNIPFAVILAFGGIYAVSEFHVSFAEVTGLFTLFFATSLASRIYLSIRPPDSVRLHATAAVSMTAVGLSLILFGGNVYSFALALLVLGIPHGLTYPLSVISISRTFSPSERNAANSVFFATMMLVGVVTPSAAGALAQIIGLKDLFGVLVPVLLFLLILLNKYAKPVDEIVKKEVKASTRA
- a CDS encoding S-methyl-5-thioribose-1-phosphate isomerase, with translation MFPLLSVVTLEEAKNAFKPKLKPIEWKKDSLLLLDQSLLPFQTVWVKLTDPEGVASSIKNMQVRGAPAIGITASYGMVLSVRGDNLDEAISSMRKAKAVLDSARPTAVNLSWATSRMLEKANLAVEQGEVKDVNELRELMEREANSVFEEELEAELKMGIYGLEKINSGDAVLTQCNAGGLATGTGLGTALAPVKLAHALGMDVSVFAPETRPWLQGSRLTVYELMTDGVKTTLITDTAVGLVMYKGMVQSVMVGADRILSDGHVYNKIGTFKEAVIAHEMGIPFFALAPTSTFDMKNRVEDVKIEERDPNEVRYIRGVPVAPAEVEVYNPVFDVTPPKYVTGIITENGIIYPPFEKNVRKIVER
- a CDS encoding MarR family winged helix-turn-helix transcriptional regulator, whose product is MEKGGIREIIDFLSRPIFASTTKVGILLALVGAKEASFSELQDVLGVSKSTLSLTLDSLEEEGLIKSFTIFEGRPKKRIRITEEGANLIMTYLEYLERYREFLKEKS